The following coding sequences are from one Rutidosis leptorrhynchoides isolate AG116_Rl617_1_P2 chromosome 11, CSIRO_AGI_Rlap_v1, whole genome shotgun sequence window:
- the LOC139877771 gene encoding upstream activation factor subunit UAF30-like isoform X2 yields the protein MASGVAKVFNGCRTLFAAAKSATPKPTATTTAAAKKTKTSTVKKSPVKKEGSTEKKPAGILKSIPISPALSDFLGVPESARTDAVKKIWEYIKLHQLQNPTNKREIICDEKLKTIFDGKDKECTF from the exons ATGGCATCTGGTGTTGCTAAGGTTTTCAACGGCTGCAGAACTTTATTCGCCGCCGCAAAGTCCGCCACTCCCAAACCCACCGCCACCACCACTGCTGCTGCAAAGAAGACAAAAACTAGCACCGTTAAGAAATCACCTGTAAAAAAAGAAGGTTCAACTGAAAAAAAACCTGCCGGAATTTTAAAATCAATTCCGATTTCACCGGCACTGTCTGACTTTCTCGGTGTACCTGAATCCGCTCGAACTGACGCCGTAAAAAAGATTTGGGAATACATCAAACTCCATCAGCTTCAG AATCCAACAAATAAGAGAGAGATAATTTGTGATGAAAAGCTGAAGACGATATTTGATGGGAAAGATAAG GAGTGCACTTTTTGA
- the LOC139877771 gene encoding upstream activation factor subunit UAF30-like isoform X1, whose product MASGVAKVFNGCRTLFAAAKSATPKPTATTTAAAKKTKTSTVKKSPVKKEGSTEKKPAGILKSIPISPALSDFLGVPESARTDAVKKIWEYIKLHQLQNPTNKREIICDEKLKTIFDGKDKVGILEVAKLISPHFVKTP is encoded by the exons ATGGCATCTGGTGTTGCTAAGGTTTTCAACGGCTGCAGAACTTTATTCGCCGCCGCAAAGTCCGCCACTCCCAAACCCACCGCCACCACCACTGCTGCTGCAAAGAAGACAAAAACTAGCACCGTTAAGAAATCACCTGTAAAAAAAGAAGGTTCAACTGAAAAAAAACCTGCCGGAATTTTAAAATCAATTCCGATTTCACCGGCACTGTCTGACTTTCTCGGTGTACCTGAATCCGCTCGAACTGACGCCGTAAAAAAGATTTGGGAATACATCAAACTCCATCAGCTTCAG AATCCAACAAATAAGAGAGAGATAATTTGTGATGAAAAGCTGAAGACGATATTTGATGGGAAAGATAAGGTTGGGATTTTAGAGGTTGCCAAGTTGATAAGTCCTCATTTCGTGAAAACACCCTGA